GGTTGATTATGTAACAGTAAGTGAATGTTTTATCAGCAGATCCACACAGAGCATCTAGGGACTATTTTCTTACTAAAACAACCATCCTGTGTATCTGCCATCAGCTGTCTGGTCTCTCCCTCCTTACATACACTCAAACATGGGGATCattgtctgctgtgaaaacctTTAAAACGAATAAACTAGAAGTTAATGCAACTActataaaagtgttttcatcTATAATGCTTTATGATAGTGGCtacaaaaatattcaaataatcaACATAAACATACCAATCTGAAAATAGGTGGTTAGTAGTGGAGACTGATTTTTATCATCCGATATGAGTCTTTAAGACAAATCTGCATTTACATTTGCAgatataattttgttttattccacagaaacaacaatgcagaaatattttgcatttatgttttacatttaaatgttaattttctTCTTTCGATCTCtaaacatttggttttatttgtgttttctttctatataGAATGacgtttatggttaaactgtaaatatatcaagtctaacttttttattttcttatcctGTATGTATCAGCTGATATATTAATATCAGAAACGCTTTACTCTCTAATATCAGCTTCATCTGATGGGTCAGGCTCTGGTTCCTTATGCCTGTGTATTGCTCATCCttcatgtataaatgtatatgatAGTTATTGTTGCTAACACCGTTCTCGACCCTGTGTTCAGACTGCGATGATGGCCTTTCCGATGTTGTCTCCCTGCAGCAACCCCATGAAAGCAGCTGGCATCTTCTCAAAGCCGTTTGTCACGTGCTCCCGACTTTGAAGTTTGCcctgcaggaagaaaaagaatcaCAAACATTACAACAGAAAGTTAATATAGAATAATTGGGATTATAGCTTTACTGAGGACACAGACGcctcataataataaaatgttttcgGTCACTAACCTCCTTCAACCATCCCACCAGTCTCTTGAGGGATTCTGGGTTTTTGTGCTCCCACCTGGACTGCATGAAGCCCTCCATCTTTATCTGCTTAAAGATCATGGTCAGATGTGGGTAGGGACCTAAGACAGGAAGATGGTTAAAGTAACAAATATTCAGTGACTGTCAGTAACAGTCCAAAGAAACAAATTCTGTTCAGGCTAGAGTCTGTTCATACGTCTCAGTAGAACAATGTTGCTCCCTAGTGGCTAAACAGGTTAATACATGTCAAGTTGTGATGGATTTATTATTTTCCCAACTGAACAAAAATGTTGTCTGACCTGTTTTTGTAACTTTAATTACTGCAACACTTTATTGAATTGTATCCAAGCAATATGTTCTATGCAGGTCCCTCGTGTGAACTTTAAACTTGAACACTGTcagatttgtgttgtgtgcgATGGTAAACGTTTGAGGAATGGGTTGGTATTTGCACCCCTAGGACATACCTGTTATACTGCACAGcttaaatttcaaataaaatatgcaGTGAAGTTTACACAGGCAATGCATGTAAGAgaatatacaatacaataaaaaaaatcctggacaATAGAGATGATTTCCAGGATATTCAGTCGTTTTAATCAATTTCCAGGCTGTTTCCGTGACTTCCAGGCTTTTTTACACTGTTCTATCTGCATTTCACTATGTTTACGCACAAGCAGGCAGCTAGTTAAAGCGGTAACATCTGCAGGATTGTTGATATGTAAAATGAGAGCAAGAGGAAGTGCTCACCTGTCTGAGGTGTGGAGTCATTGTACACAGAAATACTCCCACACACTGCGATTCTTCCGAAGTTCTTCATCTGGTGCAGAGCAACGCTTGAAAAAGAGCCTCCCACCTGAAATCAAAACAGGCcaatgaaaaaagaacaatagGAGAGCGTGTAAAGACCAAACAAGAAGTTCTCAAGGACACTTTTTCAGGATGTTTACGTTTTCAAACAAGCAGTCATATCCCTCCGGAGCCGCTTTCTTCAGCGCCTCCTCCAGGGAGCCGACGGTCTTGTAGTTGAAGGCCTCGTCGAAGCCCAGCTCTTTGAGGAAGGCCACCTTCGCGTCAGAGCCAGCTGAACCCACCACCTTGCAGCCCTTGATCTTGGCGATCTGGCCCACCACGGAGCCCACGGCGCCGGCTGCAGCGTTCACCAGCAGCGTCTCGCCTTTCTGGAGTCCCAACACCTCCTCGATGCCATACAGCGCCGTGAGTctggatggagaaggagaaggagaaggagagggagtgaACTTCAACATTTAATAGCTGAAAAGCACGAGGGAGTTTTTCCCTTCACTTCCCCCAGAGGAGCCTCTGTGACCTCTGCAGTAAACTCTGAGTCATTGTTTCCATAGCGAGGTTATCAGTGTTTATAAGGTGACTTCATCTcatcaggaggaaaaacatctggagtctcacctgtttattttctcaaagcAAACAGAACTCAGCCGTTCTCCTCAGCTGAGAAACAACACTCTCCCTTTTCAGGCAAACATTAACAAGGTAACGGCAAAAGGTTTTTCAGGTTTAGATTCTTCTCTGATGTGATATCACTCAGGGAATGTTGACTTTATTGTTCTGTGCGTAACGATTCACACATGGGAGTCGGCCATGttcagctgcttcctcctcagcaGCGTTTCATACCGTCATGCTTCTTAGCACTTCCTGAATTTCATACGGCTCTCATGAATCTAGTTTTTAGTTAATAATAAGCCTTTGCTGTGAGTCTGTATTTATGATTCAGTGGAGAGAACATCGTGATCACCTACTGCCCTTTTCAACCATGAACTCTGAAAAACTCCCACAAAACTGGGTCCTGACCTTTTctggactttgtttttttcacatatgaaaaacgcagcaggagatcgttCTGTTCGGacaagttcacaacaacacgAAAATGTCATCATGACTTATTCGTAATGTCAGTCATCCACACGCCCACTCGTTCACTGGAAATCTTCCTGCTGTCTTCTCACGTTCGCACTCGGACACTTTACTAAGAAAAGTTCATGAAAATGTCCAGTCAACTTACTTGGAAACTTATATTCTCACATATAGCCCCTATGGAAAACTTCTGGGAAATGTCGGGACTTCAGTggaagtctgaaagcagctcaagtgACGGAAAGGCTGGGACAACCAGCAGCCGCTTTGTGTCTATTAGAAAACCTGAAATTGCACTTTAACCTCTGGAAACCTGTGAGATTTAACTCCTCTGGATTCAGCTTGGGTTGGTCTTACCCTGGCATGCCGATGGTACCCAGAGCCAGCGACAACGAGACGTCTTGAGGCCACTCGGGCATGATGGGAATGAGGTCTGTGCCGTCGCTGAGCGTGTGGGTTCTCCAGCCGCCGCGCCCGACCACATGGCTCCCCACGGGAAATGCTGGGTTTTTACTTTGGATCACTctacagaagaaaacaagagaaggGGAGCGTCAACACCTGTCGCCAATTCAATCCATGGTGTCTTATGCATGCAGCTTTCACATCAGTTGAAaagacttttaaaatatgaagaattctaaatagagtttggtggatttgttacagctgcagctcctctggttcaCCAGCCGCATGCAGTTAGTGAGTTTTACAAACTGTGGTCGACTacaaagtaaagaagaaaaaacaaatgtgggttTGAAGGTCATTATTTAGACGATCTTTGGAAAGTTTGGTCTCTAAGTGGCTTATTATTCTGTGTTTATCGACAGAAAGACATTCCTTCTGTAAACAGATGGAGCGTCTGAACTCTGCCAAGAACATTTCGATTGAGTCACTGTGAATCAAAGGCTGCGGTAATCACAGGCAGGTGGAGGCCAGTGCATCACAACAGTTCAAAGACAtttctctgtgtgcgtgtgtgtgtgttccttacTTGGCCACTTGAGTTCCAATCATCACTTCGCCCTCTTTCATGCGAACCCGACTGAACGGCCTGGAGAGACATTACACATTACTTTTTATATGCATTTATTGTCCCATTAACATATCGTGCAGTGTAAATAACTATGAAAATGTTCTAGATGCACGATTCTACCTCATGTACGGGTCGACGCTGAGAAACACGGCCTCCAGAAGCACCTCTAAACCAAAGACAGGGAAGGACAACAGGGTTTGACAGTGTCCGCGTAAACAGAGAggttcttctcctctgtgcacGAGTCAGtggataataataacaaactttatttaaacgGCACTTTTCGAGATAAAATACGACAGGACAGAGGCAAATGACATCAGTTAataatgcaaaatgaaaataaaataagaccCCTCAACAATAATTTATGATTTATATTAAGATGAAACAGATTTGCTCCCCCTAGTcgaggacagaggatgtcacattgtacagattgttaagccCGATGAGGCGTATTGTGATTTGAAATAGACTGGATCATCATCATACCTCCATCCTTGGGCTCGGGAAGCTCCTCCGTCTTCAGCTGGAAGTCGCTGTCCTTCGGGAAGCCATCGAAGTGCTTGGCCAGGATCCACGTCTTGGCTTGGACCATGGcttataataactttattattgTTCACGCCCATTTtagtgaaagaaagtgaaaaaagtggATAGAGTGAAATTAACTGAGGTGCCACACTAACTCTAACACATCACTTTGTCTTGGaggtgtgaagcagcagcattaTATTGCATTATGGTGCTCCGTGGCTATAATTAGCTCTGACTTTTCTGTGcaatgttaaattaaatgtggAATGCAAATCAGCAAGTACAGagaaatgcagatgaaaacatacctgcacacacacacacacacactgcacattcaaatcatgaagaggaaaaacatgaagaaaaccaGTGAGAAAAACATCTAGAAAACTCCACATCAGTTAATATGTGATGACATGAATATAATGATTAGTAGGAGGACGATCACAGATTAAAAGTGAGAACTGAAAACTTCCGGCTGTGCATTAAAACAAGTGTTTCCTGAGGCTCCTTCGCTACATTAGCAGCTAATCGCTGAATCTACTTCTTCTCCTGGTATTTAAACGCGGTATCTAACAAGCGGCTTCACGATGAATGGACATTTCGCCGCTTCACTCACCGGTGTTGTCTTCTCACAACAGAAATGGCAGATCTCGCTTCATGCCGCTGGGACAAGGGACAGGGCGGGAACCCACAGGGGAG
The genomic region above belongs to Hippoglossus hippoglossus isolate fHipHip1 chromosome 18, fHipHip1.pri, whole genome shotgun sequence and contains:
- the LOC117752224 gene encoding prostaglandin reductase 1-like; this encodes MVQAKTWILAKHFDGFPKDSDFQLKTEELPEPKDGEVLLEAVFLSVDPYMRPFSRVRMKEGEVMIGTQVAKVIQSKNPAFPVGSHVVGRGGWRTHTLSDGTDLIPIMPEWPQDVSLSLALGTIGMPGLTALYGIEEVLGLQKGETLLVNAAAGAVGSVVGQIAKIKGCKVVGSAGSDAKVAFLKELGFDEAFNYKTVGSLEEALKKAAPEGYDCLFENVGGSFSSVALHQMKNFGRIAVCGSISVYNDSTPQTGPYPHLTMIFKQIKMEGFMQSRWEHKNPESLKRLVGWLKEGKLQSREHVTNGFEKMPAAFMGLLQGDNIGKAIIAV